The following proteins are encoded in a genomic region of Plasmodium sp. gorilla clade G2 genome assembly, chromosome: 2:
- a CDS encoding Leu/Phe-tRNA protein transferase, putative, with product MNRNDSDKIKCKNQADNNECVNKENTQEEKENLRQKEKLCDEKNNCEEKNNCEEKNNCEEKNNCDEKNNCDEKNNCEEKNNCEEKNNCDEKNSCDEKKNCDEKKNCDEKNSCDEKNSCDDKKNNIALDDDVNINKIVEKMSIEEPEILKKIFNLMKKNSCLNYYPLLTPYHNIEKIVDILIQENYEYENTWTVHCEASFICRLFYEGFIPVASKQKIYKMENSKTIMYKECLLIPKIHYIRSCMHPSEIHISKKVKKKCKHFYISIDKNFEGVMEGIVEKHGENWLYPFVQEEFKKIFYKHVTYKNVKIHSVELWFDNELVAGEIGNTVGSVYTSLTGFQRKSCAGTIQLCALAKLLEMQKFDLWDLGMLLPYKKDIGSKEISMKEFFTKHRLFKHQYAEFKTPFMDKLNCSVLIKGTNPQSLKEE from the coding sequence AATGATtctgataaaataaaatgtaaaaacCAAGCAGATAATAATGAATGTGTCAATAAAGAAAACACACAAGAGGAGAAAGAAAATCTAAGAcagaaagaaaaattatgtgACGAGAAAAATAATTGTGAAGAGAAAAATAATTGTGAAGAGAAAAATAATTGTGAAGAGAAAAATAATTGTGACGAGAAAAATAATTGTGACGAGAAAAATAATTGTGAAGAGAAAAATAATTGTGAAGAGAAAAATAATTGTGACGAGAAAAATTCTTgtgatgagaaaaaaaattgtgatgagaaaaaaaattgtgaTGAGAAAAATTCTTGTGATGAGAAAAATTCttgtgatgataaaaaaaataatatagctCTAGATGACgatgtaaatataaacaagATTGTCGAAAAAATGTCAATAGAAGAACCTGagatattaaagaaaatatttaatttgatgaaaaaaaatagttgtttaaattattatccaTTACTTACACCTTATcataatatagaaaagattgtagatatattaatacaagaaaattatgaatatgaaaatacATGGACAGTGCATTGTGAGGCTAGTTTTATTTGTAGATTATTTTATGAAGGTTTCATACCTGTAGCTAGTAAacaaaagatatataaaatggaAAATTCTAAAACTATTATGTATAAAGAATGTTTATTAATACCaaaaattcattatattaGATCATGCATGCATCCAAGTGAAAtacatatatcaaaaaaagtaaaaaaaaaatgtaaacatttttatatatctatagataaaaattttgaaGGAGTTATGGAAGGAATAGTAGAAAAACATGGAGAAAATTGGTTATATCCCTTTGTTCAagaagaatttaaaaaaattttttataaacatgtaacttataaaaatgttaaaatACATTCTGTTGAATTATGGTTTGATAATGAATTAGTTGCAGGAGAAATTGGAAATACAGTAGGATCTGTATATACTAGTTTAACAGGATTCCAAAGAAAAAGTTGTGCAGGTACTATTCAATTATGTGCACTAGCCAAATTATTAGAAATGCAAAAATTCGATTTATGGGATCTAGGTATGCTGTTAccatataaaaaagatataggATCTAAAGAAATATCTATGAAAGAATTTTTTACAAAACATAGATTATTTAAACATCAATATGCTGAATTTAAAACACCTTTTATGGATAAACTTAACTGTAGTGTTTTAATTAAAGGTACAAATCCTCAATCATTGAAAgaggaataa